The Polyangiaceae bacterium genome includes a window with the following:
- a CDS encoding TIGR02266 family protein — protein sequence MSVSDPPGDRRRAQRAPIELKVEYKRLNTFFADYTKNISRGGTFIATERPLPIGTEFVFALGIPHLEEPLRLRGKVMWITDTDHAEEESPAGMGIEFQFTSDDERREKVSSVEALLVEELGEHLAEKLLGRKPEA from the coding sequence ATGAGCGTATCGGACCCGCCCGGCGACCGGCGACGCGCCCAACGAGCGCCGATTGAGCTCAAGGTCGAGTACAAGCGGCTGAATACCTTCTTCGCCGACTACACGAAGAACATCTCGCGCGGGGGTACGTTCATCGCCACGGAGCGGCCGCTGCCCATCGGCACGGAGTTCGTGTTCGCCCTCGGCATCCCGCACCTGGAGGAGCCGCTGCGGCTCCGGGGCAAGGTCATGTGGATCACCGACACGGACCACGCCGAAGAAGAGAGCCCCGCCGGCATGGGCATCGAGTTCCAGTTCACGAGCGACGACGAACGGCGCGAGAAGGTCTCTTCCGTAGAGGCGCTGTTGGTCGAAGAGCTCGGCGAGCACCTGGCCGAGAAGCTCCTGGGGCGAAAGCCCGAAGCCTGA
- the dnaJ gene encoding molecular chaperone DnaJ produces MRDPYEVLGVGRKASDAEIRSAFRRSAARHHPDRNPGDPDAQKRFTEINQAYQVLSDPQKRAAWDRFGEAAFRPGGAGPGGVPFVDLGGLDGIFGDILGAFGFRTQDRGDLRQKIEISFEEAARGADKELSYDCMDTCSDCKGGGAAPGTPVTSCGACGGRGRVRFQQGMLPLPVERACSRCRGTGRIPSTPCRRCGGSGLVQIKRTTRIEIPAGIESGANRTVEGGGSRPHPDKPPGNLEVVVSVASHPFFHRRGDDVVCGVPVTFAQAALGGEVEVPTLDGKVKMRVPPATQPGTVLRIRGKGIPHRVRGGRGDQLVEVSVEVPTNLSDRAQELIEQLASELGEDVQPQQRTFVEKLKSLFG; encoded by the coding sequence GTGCGAGATCCCTACGAGGTACTGGGTGTCGGGCGCAAGGCCTCGGACGCCGAGATCCGATCGGCCTTTCGCCGCAGCGCGGCGCGCCATCACCCCGACCGGAACCCGGGTGATCCGGACGCGCAGAAGCGCTTTACGGAGATCAATCAGGCTTACCAAGTGCTCAGCGATCCGCAGAAGCGCGCGGCGTGGGATCGCTTCGGCGAGGCGGCCTTTCGGCCGGGGGGCGCCGGGCCGGGTGGTGTTCCGTTCGTGGATCTCGGCGGCCTCGACGGCATCTTCGGCGACATCCTCGGAGCCTTTGGCTTTCGAACTCAGGATCGCGGCGACCTACGCCAAAAGATCGAGATCAGCTTCGAGGAAGCCGCGCGCGGAGCGGACAAGGAGCTGAGCTACGACTGCATGGACACGTGCAGCGACTGCAAGGGAGGCGGCGCCGCGCCGGGCACGCCGGTCACCTCTTGCGGTGCGTGCGGCGGCCGGGGCCGCGTGCGTTTCCAGCAGGGCATGTTGCCCTTGCCGGTGGAGCGCGCGTGCTCCCGTTGTCGCGGAACCGGTCGCATTCCGAGCACGCCGTGTCGTCGTTGTGGCGGCTCCGGCTTGGTACAGATCAAGCGCACCACGCGCATAGAGATCCCGGCGGGTATCGAGTCCGGTGCCAACCGTACCGTGGAGGGCGGCGGCAGCCGCCCGCATCCGGACAAGCCTCCCGGCAATCTCGAGGTCGTCGTTTCCGTCGCGTCGCATCCCTTCTTCCACCGTCGCGGGGACGACGTCGTGTGCGGCGTGCCCGTCACCTTCGCGCAAGCCGCCCTGGGCGGCGAGGTGGAAGTGCCCACCTTGGATGGCAAGGTGAAGATGCGCGTGCCGCCCGCCACGCAGCCCGGCACCGTGCTGCGCATCCGCGGCAAGGGCATCCCGCACCGCGTGCGCGGCGGCCGCGGGGATCAGCTGGTGGAGGTGAGCGTGGAGGTGCCCACGAACCTCAGCGATCGCGCGCAGGAGCTGATCGAACAGCTGGCCTCGGAGCTCGGCGAGGACGTGCAACCGCAGCAGCGCACCTTCGTCGAAAAGCTGAAGAGCTTGTTCGGGTGA
- a CDS encoding HAD-IA family hydrolase → MKAVTFDFGQTLAELDHEMLARRVAERGAELDPARARAETDAAWRAYGDAKRAGLEGRDAWCTFMRTLLTRADAQGADIDALASWLFSAQPQQNLWRKPIPGMFELVHALESAGVPVGIVSNSEGRLSELVTELGQRQHFGVVADSGRLGFEKPDRRIFEHAAKALGVAPEALVHVGDAWEADVVGALAVGAQAVYFAPEAPASLPEGVRFARDAAEARAALVALGIGELATNRA, encoded by the coding sequence GTGAAAGCCGTCACGTTCGATTTCGGCCAGACCCTGGCGGAGCTGGACCACGAGATGCTGGCGCGCCGCGTGGCAGAGCGCGGCGCAGAGCTGGATCCCGCGCGAGCGCGCGCCGAGACCGACGCCGCGTGGCGCGCCTACGGTGACGCCAAGCGCGCGGGGCTCGAGGGACGCGACGCGTGGTGCACCTTCATGCGCACACTGCTCACGCGCGCAGACGCCCAGGGTGCCGACATCGACGCGCTGGCGTCTTGGCTTTTTTCCGCGCAGCCCCAACAAAATCTGTGGAGGAAACCCATCCCCGGGATGTTCGAGCTGGTGCATGCACTGGAAAGCGCCGGCGTGCCCGTGGGTATCGTTTCCAACTCCGAGGGGCGGCTCTCCGAGCTGGTGACGGAGCTCGGGCAACGGCAACACTTTGGCGTGGTGGCGGACTCCGGTCGCCTCGGTTTCGAAAAGCCGGACCGCCGCATCTTCGAGCACGCCGCGAAGGCGCTGGGTGTCGCTCCAGAAGCGTTGGTGCACGTGGGCGACGCCTGGGAAGCGGACGTCGTGGGGGCGCTCGCGGTAGGCGCCCAGGCGGTGTACTTCGCACCGGAGGCGCCGGCGTCCTTGCCGGAGGGCGTGCGCTTCGCGCGGGACGCGGCGGAGGCACGCGCGGCCCTGGTGGCGCTGGGCATCGGCGAGCTGGCGACAAATCGAGCTTGA
- the proC gene encoding pyrroline-5-carboxylate reductase, producing the protein MESRRIGMLGSGNMAGALIRGLIASGTVQKDQVRASDVRRERLDELHAEFGIETTQDNKALVSWADLLVLSIKPQVMDRVLEQVGEAVNPDTLVVSIAAGVPIRAIESRLHSGVRVVRAMPNTAAIVLAGATGVAPGAHATEEDVEVTRTLFEAVGRTVVLDESLIDAVTGLSGSGPAYIMLMIEALADGGVKVGLHRDTALLLAAQTVFGSAKLLLETGEHPGRLKDMVTSPGGTAIAGLHTLESGGMRRTLIDAVESATKRAVELGEAMAAKLERS; encoded by the coding sequence ATGGAATCGCGACGTATCGGCATGCTCGGCTCCGGCAACATGGCGGGAGCACTCATTCGCGGGCTCATCGCATCCGGCACCGTGCAGAAGGATCAGGTTCGCGCCAGCGACGTGCGCCGGGAACGCTTGGACGAGCTCCACGCCGAGTTCGGCATCGAGACCACCCAGGACAACAAGGCGCTGGTGAGCTGGGCCGATCTGCTCGTGCTCTCCATCAAGCCGCAGGTCATGGATCGCGTGCTCGAGCAGGTAGGTGAGGCCGTGAACCCCGACACACTGGTGGTGAGCATCGCGGCGGGCGTGCCCATCCGCGCCATCGAGTCGCGCTTGCACAGCGGCGTGCGGGTGGTGCGCGCAATGCCCAACACCGCGGCCATCGTGCTTGCCGGTGCCACGGGCGTAGCCCCGGGAGCTCACGCCACGGAAGAAGACGTCGAAGTCACCCGCACGCTGTTCGAAGCCGTGGGTCGCACGGTGGTGCTGGACGAATCGCTGATCGACGCGGTCACCGGCCTCTCCGGCAGCGGCCCCGCGTACATCATGCTCATGATCGAAGCGCTGGCCGACGGCGGCGTGAAGGTCGGCCTACACCGCGACACCGCGCTCTTGCTCGCTGCGCAGACCGTGTTCGGCTCCGCCAAGCTGCTGCTCGAAACCGGCGAGCACCCCGGGCGCCTCAAGGACATGGTGACGAGCCCCGGCGGCACCGCCATCGCCGGCCTGCACACTCTGGAGTCCGGCGGCATGCGCCGCACGCTGATCGACGCGGTGGAGTCCGCCACCAAGCGCGCCGTCGAGCTGGGGGAGGCCATGGCCGCCAAGCTCGAACGCAGCTGA
- a CDS encoding lamin tail domain-containing protein, translating to MLRLRHASLLAFLLLGCSSGGGGGGGYPPGDQCGALQQCCSEMSDASQRDGCMQALSQSSGAQDPSQVCGSALSTYAAAGLCNAGTGGSGGGSGGIAGSGGSGGAVGGSCAALSECCNAADATVKEQCLTALATYQQSPNAESLCDSALYAYQQNGVCGGGTGGAGGVGGTGGVGGTGGTGGVGGTGGAGGTGGVGGTGGVGGTGGVGGTGGVGGTGGVGGTGGVGGTGGVGGTGGVGGTGGTGGGATNLIFSEYVEGSSNNKALEITNLGNGSVDLSSCQLLRYSNGSTSAFVIDVFASTILGAKQSFVVCHSSIVSSTYCDALTSSINHNGNDAYEIACNGVTQDVFGQIGFDPGTAWTGGTLSTQDMTLRRKCTVTTGDKNGSNAFDPPLEWTGQPIDTLTGLGSHCN from the coding sequence ATGCTTCGACTTCGCCACGCCTCACTTCTCGCGTTCTTGCTCCTCGGCTGCAGCTCCGGCGGCGGTGGCGGCGGCGGCTACCCACCGGGGGATCAGTGCGGAGCGCTGCAGCAGTGCTGCTCGGAGATGTCCGACGCCTCGCAGCGGGACGGCTGCATGCAGGCACTGTCGCAATCCAGCGGCGCCCAAGATCCCTCCCAGGTGTGCGGCTCCGCGCTGAGCACCTACGCGGCAGCGGGGCTGTGCAACGCCGGCACCGGCGGCAGCGGCGGTGGCTCGGGTGGCATCGCGGGCTCCGGCGGCAGCGGGGGCGCCGTAGGCGGCAGCTGCGCCGCGCTCTCGGAGTGCTGCAACGCGGCGGACGCCACGGTGAAGGAGCAGTGCCTGACCGCGCTGGCTACGTATCAGCAGTCACCCAACGCGGAGTCGCTGTGTGACTCGGCGCTGTACGCATATCAGCAAAACGGCGTGTGCGGTGGGGGCACCGGCGGCGCTGGCGGCGTCGGCGGAACCGGCGGCGTGGGCGGAACCGGTGGCACGGGCGGCGTCGGCGGAACCGGCGGCGCGGGCGGAACCGGCGGCGTCGGCGGAACTGGCGGCGTGGGCGGAACCGGTGGCGTGGGCGGAACCGGTGGCGTGGGCGGAACCGGTGGCGTGGGCGGAACCGGTGGCGTGGGCGGAACCGGTGGCGTGGGCGGAACCGGTGGCGTGGGCGGAACCGGCGGTACCGGTGGCGGCGCCACCAATCTGATCTTCAGTGAGTACGTGGAGGGCAGCAGCAACAACAAGGCCCTCGAGATCACGAACCTCGGCAACGGCAGCGTGGATCTGTCGAGCTGCCAACTGCTCCGCTACTCCAACGGCTCCACCTCGGCGTTCGTCATCGACGTGTTCGCCAGCACCATTCTGGGAGCAAAGCAGAGCTTCGTGGTGTGCCACTCGTCCATCGTCTCGAGCACCTACTGCGACGCGCTCACCTCCAGCATCAACCACAACGGTAACGACGCCTACGAGATCGCCTGCAACGGCGTCACCCAGGACGTCTTCGGGCAAATCGGCTTCGATCCCGGCACGGCCTGGACCGGCGGCACCCTCTCGACACAGGACATGACCTTGCGCCGCAAGTGCACCGTGACGACGGGCGACAAGAACGGCAGCAACGCGTTCGATCCGCCCCTCGAGTGGACCGGACAACCCATCGACACCCTGACGGGCCTCGGTAGTCACTGCAACTGA
- a CDS encoding protein kinase has protein sequence MSDEPPRPVPERLADFEVIRRLGAGGMAEVFLAKKRGAEGTYKLLVVKRILPAYGSSRRFRAMFAEEAQLATRLNHPNIVQVYDFQDYGDEGQLLSMEYVEGPDLRKVMRSASANKKRVPPWVAAYIVAEVAKGLHYAHERKDEGGSPLEIVHRDVSPQNILVSFEGAVKIADFGIASANMFREEPGVLKGKTAYMSPEQARAEKVDRRTDIYSLGVVFHELLTGRPLHGAADGQELLEVVRAGRVEPPSTFAREIPPELEAIVMKALSKNPTDRFQTAREMAGAITRTLFTKQQMVDSHVLEGVLSQIVSREHTSPGVEQDLTGSAAESQYGDDAESSESEPQGDSTAEPRTSDEATGPGRPIRPRLHERAGREVRHVAVITLRLHGLSELANAIGEAAASTFIDQLKGTLDQIAFKRSARLTWAARQVGGGAMELPDTARAVVGLMANPARAAADAAWFAVDVHEAIEGSSGDMPVELRASVGIVRGIASGRRDKAGHLIDHSLQEPADYLAGLIGEGAPAGATFVAGGLYRLVRRDFVWGEAPAIGIDDAVARNLPENMRVYRLVRPLTREERHKETERAAGDLVGRDAELADLQAAYYNAVTPGPSGGLGQVSARVVYGEMGIGKTALVNSFVSELPDNVRVLRVECSPAKSELPFANIADWVRELTDTKADQPIDEVKKAITLSLGDFASGEAGAEIVERMAELTTGRVAQAADEGDAARHRKLISSGVRRFLARAALEQPLVVVIEGLQWSDRPSVELVSELIRRKDPMPVIAVLVTRPDDRVAPYIEGMVRIELKGLSAENQIRLVAGRLGASEGVAQVCADLLPRAAGNPFFLLEMVDALLERGTLELRERADGSQELVRVERPGEPALALPSTLEQLIADRLNELPPEEQEVVEWLAVAGGPLSLEDLTTLRGMPTEEAVIRLCARGLCDTKNDSVDVRYPLTRDVAYRALERGQRSRMHRALGLHLADTPLAQGLTAAIVARHLARGVAKSQAAELYLTAAAAARSSYQTQLATRYYRRALAMMEEGDQRRLEAHEALENMYRVQGRWRERRKQLVAFRQLARDSGKPRWVSTALLRTARFELDEGHLARGLISAQRAEQVAAQAGSAVLEVQAQSLMAEMLRDLGDMQGALAACDRALETSQSQDVPPRLRAEVLRARGTLLRRVGRVHEAVDAHAEAIAVFRQVGARRLEARAKNSLAFAMYVLGRFEDAIALALDAIRIDLAIGGRFQIAKTLSNIGQSYARLGDSERGLAYLKRAREAHERYGDQDARADTLLCTAEVQLEMDQIAAADTFVGDAGALTAVTGSAYDSVHEKILRAVLARRMGDSGTAVMHAFDARQAAEAQAYVAFHFYAMAAEAAARVDIGESHTGILLATTAMGAIETVQGSEYGLETRALCVEALQKANSPQADEMRERAKTYILTLLQSIRDPELRGTFIRRPMVRRLIGELPEDLADAPVTGEQPVPGSAREDVQSSADKGSVSPS, from the coding sequence ATGAGCGACGAGCCCCCGCGACCAGTCCCCGAGCGCCTCGCGGACTTCGAGGTCATCCGCCGGCTCGGCGCCGGGGGCATGGCGGAGGTGTTCCTCGCCAAGAAGCGCGGCGCCGAGGGCACCTACAAGCTGCTCGTCGTGAAGCGCATCCTCCCGGCGTACGGCTCGTCCCGTCGCTTTCGCGCGATGTTCGCGGAAGAGGCGCAGCTCGCCACGCGGTTGAACCACCCCAACATCGTCCAGGTCTACGACTTCCAGGACTACGGGGACGAGGGCCAGCTGCTCAGCATGGAGTACGTGGAGGGGCCGGATCTCCGCAAGGTGATGCGCTCCGCCAGCGCCAACAAGAAGCGGGTTCCGCCGTGGGTGGCGGCGTACATCGTGGCGGAGGTGGCGAAGGGCCTCCACTACGCCCACGAGCGCAAGGACGAAGGCGGCTCCCCGCTGGAGATCGTGCACCGCGACGTCTCCCCGCAGAACATCTTGGTGTCCTTCGAGGGCGCGGTGAAGATCGCGGACTTCGGTATCGCCTCCGCGAACATGTTCCGTGAAGAGCCCGGCGTGCTGAAGGGCAAGACGGCGTACATGTCGCCGGAACAGGCCCGCGCCGAGAAGGTCGATCGGCGCACCGACATCTACTCCCTCGGCGTGGTGTTCCACGAGCTGCTCACCGGGCGCCCGCTCCACGGCGCCGCGGATGGGCAGGAGCTGCTCGAGGTAGTGCGCGCGGGTCGCGTGGAGCCGCCCAGCACCTTCGCCCGCGAGATCCCGCCGGAGCTCGAAGCCATCGTGATGAAGGCGCTGTCGAAGAATCCGACGGATCGCTTCCAGACCGCGCGAGAGATGGCGGGCGCCATCACGCGAACGCTGTTCACCAAGCAGCAGATGGTCGACTCCCACGTGCTGGAAGGCGTGCTGTCGCAGATCGTCAGCCGCGAGCACACCTCCCCCGGCGTGGAGCAGGATCTCACCGGCAGCGCCGCCGAGAGCCAGTACGGGGACGACGCGGAATCCAGCGAATCCGAGCCTCAGGGCGACAGCACCGCCGAGCCCCGAACCAGCGACGAAGCCACCGGTCCGGGCCGGCCCATCCGCCCTCGGCTCCACGAGCGGGCGGGCCGGGAGGTGCGCCACGTGGCGGTGATCACCCTGCGGCTGCACGGCCTTTCGGAGCTGGCCAACGCCATCGGAGAAGCCGCCGCCAGCACCTTCATCGATCAGCTCAAGGGCACGCTGGATCAAATCGCCTTCAAACGCAGCGCGCGGCTCACCTGGGCGGCGCGCCAGGTCGGGGGCGGCGCGATGGAGCTGCCGGACACCGCGCGCGCCGTCGTCGGTCTGATGGCGAACCCGGCCCGCGCCGCAGCGGACGCCGCCTGGTTCGCGGTGGACGTTCACGAAGCCATCGAGGGTTCCTCCGGCGACATGCCGGTGGAGCTCCGCGCGAGCGTCGGCATCGTGCGCGGTATTGCCAGTGGTCGTCGCGACAAAGCCGGTCACCTCATCGATCATTCCCTGCAGGAACCGGCGGACTACCTGGCGGGGCTGATCGGCGAGGGCGCGCCGGCGGGGGCCACCTTCGTAGCCGGAGGCTTGTACCGCCTGGTGCGGCGCGACTTCGTTTGGGGCGAGGCTCCGGCCATCGGCATCGACGACGCCGTTGCGCGGAACCTTCCGGAGAACATGCGGGTGTACCGCCTGGTGCGGCCGCTCACTCGGGAAGAGCGCCACAAGGAAACGGAGCGCGCCGCGGGAGATCTCGTGGGCCGCGATGCCGAGCTCGCGGACCTGCAAGCCGCCTACTACAACGCCGTCACTCCGGGCCCGAGCGGAGGCTTGGGTCAGGTGTCCGCCCGCGTGGTGTACGGCGAGATGGGCATCGGCAAGACGGCGCTCGTCAACAGCTTCGTCTCCGAGCTGCCCGACAACGTGCGCGTGCTCCGCGTGGAATGCTCGCCGGCCAAGAGCGAGCTGCCCTTCGCCAACATCGCCGACTGGGTCCGGGAGCTCACCGACACCAAGGCGGATCAGCCCATCGACGAAGTGAAGAAGGCCATTACGCTTTCTCTCGGGGACTTCGCCAGCGGCGAGGCCGGCGCGGAGATCGTGGAGCGCATGGCGGAGCTCACCACCGGTCGCGTGGCGCAGGCCGCGGACGAAGGCGACGCCGCCCGCCACCGCAAGCTGATCTCCTCCGGCGTTCGTCGTTTCCTCGCCCGCGCCGCCCTGGAGCAGCCGCTGGTGGTCGTGATCGAAGGCCTGCAGTGGAGCGACCGTCCGAGCGTGGAGCTGGTCTCGGAGCTGATCCGCCGCAAGGATCCGATGCCGGTGATCGCGGTGCTGGTCACGCGCCCGGACGACCGCGTGGCGCCGTACATCGAGGGCATGGTGCGCATCGAGCTGAAAGGGCTCAGTGCGGAAAACCAGATCCGCCTCGTGGCCGGTCGTCTCGGGGCGTCCGAAGGCGTAGCCCAGGTGTGTGCAGATCTGTTACCGCGGGCCGCCGGCAATCCATTCTTCCTGCTCGAGATGGTGGACGCGCTTTTGGAGCGCGGCACCCTCGAGCTTCGGGAGCGGGCTGACGGTTCACAAGAGCTGGTTCGTGTGGAACGGCCGGGCGAGCCGGCCTTGGCGTTGCCCTCCACGCTCGAGCAGCTGATCGCCGACCGCCTGAACGAGCTGCCGCCGGAGGAGCAAGAGGTGGTGGAGTGGCTCGCGGTGGCCGGTGGCCCTTTGAGCTTGGAAGATCTCACCACGCTGCGCGGCATGCCCACGGAGGAAGCCGTCATTCGTCTGTGCGCCCGCGGCCTGTGCGACACCAAGAACGATTCGGTGGACGTGCGCTATCCGCTGACGCGCGACGTTGCCTACCGCGCGCTGGAACGCGGGCAGCGCAGTCGCATGCATCGAGCTCTGGGCTTGCACCTGGCGGACACGCCGCTGGCGCAGGGCCTCACGGCGGCCATCGTCGCGCGGCATCTGGCGCGCGGCGTGGCCAAGAGCCAAGCCGCGGAGCTGTACCTCACGGCGGCCGCGGCGGCGCGCTCCAGCTATCAGACGCAGCTCGCGACGCGCTACTACCGCCGCGCCCTGGCCATGATGGAAGAGGGCGACCAGCGCCGGTTGGAAGCGCACGAAGCCCTCGAGAACATGTATCGCGTGCAGGGGCGCTGGCGCGAGCGGCGCAAGCAGTTGGTGGCCTTCCGCCAGCTGGCGCGGGACAGCGGCAAGCCGCGGTGGGTGTCCACGGCGCTGCTCCGCACGGCGCGCTTCGAGCTGGACGAAGGGCACCTGGCGCGGGGGCTCATCTCGGCCCAGCGCGCGGAACAAGTCGCGGCTCAAGCCGGCTCCGCAGTGCTGGAAGTGCAGGCCCAATCACTGATGGCGGAGATGCTGCGAGACCTCGGGGACATGCAGGGAGCCCTGGCCGCTTGCGATCGCGCGCTGGAAACCTCCCAGAGCCAGGACGTCCCTCCTCGCTTGCGCGCCGAGGTGCTGCGGGCTCGGGGCACGCTGCTGCGGCGCGTGGGTCGCGTGCACGAGGCCGTGGATGCTCACGCGGAAGCCATCGCGGTCTTCCGTCAGGTGGGCGCCCGGCGCCTGGAGGCGCGCGCCAAGAACTCGCTGGCCTTCGCGATGTACGTGCTCGGTCGCTTCGAGGACGCCATTGCCTTGGCGCTGGATGCGATTCGCATCGACCTGGCCATTGGCGGACGCTTCCAGATTGCCAAGACGCTCAGCAACATCGGACAGAGCTACGCGCGGCTGGGCGACAGCGAGCGCGGGCTCGCGTACCTCAAGCGCGCCCGCGAGGCCCACGAGCGCTACGGCGATCAAGACGCGCGCGCCGACACGCTCTTGTGCACCGCGGAGGTGCAGCTCGAGATGGATCAGATTGCCGCGGCGGACACCTTCGTGGGAGACGCCGGCGCCCTCACCGCCGTCACCGGTAGCGCGTACGATTCCGTACACGAGAAGATTCTGCGCGCGGTGCTGGCGCGGCGGATGGGCGACTCGGGCACCGCCGTGATGCACGCCTTCGACGCGCGGCAGGCCGCCGAGGCGCAGGCCTACGTTGCGTTCCACTTCTACGCCATGGCCGCCGAAGCCGCCGCCCGCGTGGACATCGGCGAGTCCCACACCGGCATCTTGCTCGCCACCACCGCCATGGGCGCCATCGAGACCGTGCAGGGCTCGGAGTACGGCCTCGAAACACGTGCGCTGTGCGTCGAGGCGCTGCAGAAGGCCAACTCTCCCCAGGCCGACGAGATGCGTGAGCGCGCCAAGACCTACATCCTCACCCTGCTGCAATCCATTCGCGATCCCGAGCTTCGCGGCACGTTCATTCGCCGGCCGATGGTACGTCGTCTCATCGGTGAGCTGCCCGAGGATCTCGCCGACGCGCCGGTCACCGGGGAGCAGCCCGTGCCGGGGTCAGCGCGAGAAGACGTGCAGTCGAGCGCAGACAAAGGTAGCGTTTCGCCTTCGTGA
- a CDS encoding patatin-like phospholipase family protein has protein sequence MSLERPNRRLAVILSGGGARGAYEVGVLWYLFDELTRLRGGPPRVDILCGTSVGAINSGYLAAHLADPVLGMRRLVDVWSSLSLDSVLGFGWRQAMTLPRVLLGGQGGAGIFDVSPMAELVQREIPWRAVSRTMRKGHLRALSVSATEVSTGRTVIFMQTGPTTSLPTRAPPRTLIRADRIGPQHALASAAIPMLFPPVKIGSQLYVDGGVRQNTPIAPAIRLGATHVFVVGTSRLVRGIAHAKPTQAPSATFLLGKIMNALLLDHLDSDLGFVNLLNDILESGEAGFGKEFVDRLNGAAATRGGHQFRPISTLVVRPTEGIGQLAADHLRQGKLRAGPAVTKRLLKLLDMGVADDADLASYLLFDGEFARRLIELGRSDAHARRNEILDFLGDAEDDVPPALDPAGGSSHWTLPPPAIG, from the coding sequence GTGAGCCTAGAGCGTCCGAATCGGCGGCTCGCCGTCATCCTGTCCGGCGGTGGTGCGCGTGGTGCGTACGAGGTCGGCGTGCTCTGGTACCTGTTCGACGAGCTCACGCGGCTGCGCGGTGGGCCTCCGCGGGTCGACATCTTGTGTGGCACCAGCGTGGGTGCCATCAACAGCGGCTATCTGGCCGCGCACCTGGCGGATCCCGTGCTCGGCATGCGCCGCCTGGTGGACGTCTGGAGCAGCCTGAGCCTCGACAGCGTGCTGGGTTTCGGCTGGCGCCAAGCCATGACGCTGCCGCGCGTGCTGCTCGGCGGGCAGGGCGGCGCCGGTATCTTCGACGTCTCCCCCATGGCGGAGCTGGTGCAGCGGGAAATCCCGTGGCGCGCCGTGTCGCGCACCATGCGCAAGGGACACCTGCGGGCGCTCAGCGTGAGCGCCACGGAAGTGAGCACCGGCCGCACCGTGATCTTCATGCAGACGGGGCCGACCACCTCGCTGCCCACGCGCGCGCCGCCGCGCACGTTGATTCGCGCGGATCGCATCGGGCCGCAGCACGCTCTGGCCTCCGCGGCCATCCCCATGTTGTTTCCGCCGGTGAAGATCGGCAGCCAGCTTTACGTAGACGGCGGCGTGCGTCAGAACACGCCCATCGCCCCCGCCATTCGCCTGGGGGCCACCCACGTGTTCGTGGTGGGCACCTCACGCTTGGTGCGCGGCATCGCGCACGCCAAACCCACGCAAGCACCGAGCGCCACGTTCTTGCTGGGCAAGATCATGAACGCCCTGTTGCTCGACCACTTGGACAGCGACCTCGGCTTCGTCAACCTGCTGAACGACATTTTGGAGAGCGGAGAAGCCGGCTTCGGCAAGGAGTTCGTCGATCGTCTGAACGGCGCCGCCGCCACCCGCGGCGGTCACCAGTTCCGCCCCATCAGCACCTTGGTGGTTCGCCCCACAGAAGGCATCGGCCAGCTCGCCGCGGATCACCTGCGGCAGGGTAAGCTCCGCGCGGGGCCCGCCGTCACCAAGCGGCTGCTCAAGCTCCTGGACATGGGCGTGGCAGACGACGCGGATCTCGCGAGCTACTTGTTGTTCGACGGTGAGTTCGCGCGGCGGCTGATCGAGCTGGGGCGCTCCGACGCCCATGCGCGCCGCAACGAGATCCTCGATTTCCTCGGCGACGCCGAGGACGACGTGCCGCCCGCGCTCGACCCTGCCGGCGGCAGCTCCCACTGGACGTTGCCGCCACCCGCCATCGGCTGA
- a CDS encoding tetratricopeptide repeat protein, whose product MNKRLALLEQLVSSGKADSFARYGLAMEYRKEGRHEDALAAFQALREADASYLPMYLMTGQLLMEMSRNDDAKEWLRAGIELAKTKGDGKTLSELEDALAET is encoded by the coding sequence ATGAACAAGCGCCTCGCCCTGCTCGAACAGCTGGTCAGCTCCGGCAAAGCCGATTCCTTCGCCCGTTACGGCCTGGCCATGGAGTACCGGAAGGAGGGGCGTCACGAAGATGCGTTGGCGGCGTTCCAAGCGTTGCGGGAAGCGGATGCGAGCTATCTGCCGATGTACCTGATGACGGGGCAGCTGCTGATGGAGATGTCGCGCAACGACGACGCCAAGGAATGGTTGCGCGCCGGCATCGAGCTGGCCAAGACCAAGGGCGACGGCAAGACGCTGAGCGAGCTCGAGGACGCGCTCGCCGAAACCTGA